The following proteins are encoded in a genomic region of Bufo bufo chromosome 11, aBufBuf1.1, whole genome shotgun sequence:
- the AKAP5 gene encoding A-kinase anchor protein 5 produces MSECKVLSSDEPHSQSGGNDQVSKYFRSYSSMGFLRKGKNKRKQSRSNLCSKPKDFNESDKKTNMVAKKGEVLGLEEVSNEFTCSSSIMETYHLNANKEAKFSFRKLEDGTFALETKSELIPDKNESGILKRSTKTRHKKGRYSHKPLKICFKKRSKALRKSSDSNDEYKADHKTLAGSTPREENSCVVDSHDECSEQDQTKRKTWATLKSLVTRRRKLRSSVKKQSQLSGRHLENDSGNASIQQISKEKRFSNMKIPCMNFSRGKRSANSPLPTEDTLCTIRSSDTSGTDSGPDCGRSDKALAVKYKLQKTLDIENGKIVSNLDDGLQTSMDPKAEDTDKMCRPSSRNSKMIQNIQETDRPKLNENLSISDGIQLVTDSQKMNSDNSIKDCEDDLKVPLISEISIKIDSPSDVYEMLLNSAAASLVSTVIESSIQKFIEEETFLNHVPCNDSGRFYI; encoded by the coding sequence ATGTCGGAGTGTAAAGTGCTGTCTTCTGATGAGCCTCACTCACAATCGGGGGGAAACGACCAAGTTAGTAAATATTTTAGAAGCTATTCATCCATGGGATTCCTCCGGAAAGGAAAGAATAAAAGAAAACAAAGTCGAAGCAATCTATGTAGTAAACCCAAGGACTTTAATGAAAGTGACAAGAAAACTAACATGGTGGCAAAAAAAGGTGAGGTTCTTGGTTTGGAAGAAGTCTCTAATGAGTTTACTTGTTCCTCATCGATCATGGAGACCTACCATCTTAATGCTAACAAAGAGGCAAAGTTCAGCTTCCGTAAACTAGAGGATGGCACTTTCGCCTTAGAAACCAAAAGCGAGCTTATTCCAGACAAGAATGAGTCTGGGATTCTAAAGAGGTCCACAAAGACGCGGCACAAAAAAGGGCGTTACTCTCACAAGCCGTTAAAAATTTGCTTCAAAAAAAGAAGCAAAGCTCTTCGAAAGTCTTCAGATTCTAACGACGAGTACAAAGCAGACCATAAAACATTAGCGGGTTCAACTCCTCGAGAGGAAAACAGCTGTGTTGTGGACAGCCATGACGAGTGTTCAGAACAAGATCAGACAAAAAGAAAGACCTGGGCAACTTTGAAGAGTCTGGTAACTCGAAGGAGAAAGTTACGCTCTTCAGTAAAAAAGCAATCCCAGTTGAGTGGAAGACACCTTGAAAATGACTCAGGCAACGCTTCCATTCAACAGATTTCAAAGGAGAAAAGGTTCTCCAACATGAAGATTCCATGCATGAACTTTTCAAGAGGGAAGAGGTCTGCAAATAGCCCACTACCTACTGAAGACACACTTTGTACCATCAGATCTTCAGATACCAGTGGGACAGATTCAGGACCTGACTGTGGTAGAAGTGACAAAGCTTTGGCCGTTAAGTATAAACTTCAGAAGACTTTAGATATAGAAAATGGCAAAATTGTTAGCAATCTTGATGATGGTTTACAGACAAGCATGGACCCAAAGGCAGAAGACACAGATAAAATGTGTAGGCCCTCAAGTAGAAATTCTAAAATGATTCAGAACATCCAAGAAACCGATAGACCAAAACTGAATGAGAACTTATCTATAAGTGATGGAATCCAACTTGTGACTGATTCCCAAAAAATGAACAGTGACAATTCCATTAAGGACTGTGAAGACGACTTGAAAGTCCCTTTGATCAGTGAAATTTCCATCAAAATTGACTCACCTTCAGATGTGTATGAAATGCTTCTTAATTCTGCAGCCGCTTCACTTGTCAGTACAGTTATTGAGTCGTCCATTCAAAAGTTTATAGAAGAGGAAACTTTCCTTAATCATGTTCCGTGCAATGACTCTGGAAGATtctatatttga